The Lolium rigidum isolate FL_2022 chromosome 2, APGP_CSIRO_Lrig_0.1, whole genome shotgun sequence genomic interval cctcctaaccatccaataaCAAGTTGGTTCTCCGTACACATGCCTTCTCCTTCGGCGAATGAACATTTGAAGTTCCGGGTTCACCCACGGCTACCCACGACTCTTGCCTGATGTCAGACCGTGAGTACACCTAGGCATTCCTTGAGTCGGGTCTGGCCTAAAAAAAATCTGGCACTGAACTCCTAGGCCCGAGCCTGGCCCAAGCCCGGCCTTCGGGCTTACAAACCAAGTTCGAGCCTGTCCTGAATAGGCAAAAGCTTGGCTCGGCCCAACAAGCCTGACCCGAATCAGGCCTAAATCATGTTCTTTGTAGGCCTGGCCCGATGTTTGGGCTCCAAAGTCAAACCCAAATTCGGTCGACATGCAAGCCCCATCTGGGATTTTTGGGCTGGGCCGGGCTTCCCATGCCTAGTTGTAACAGCTAGCATGACAGTGTCGAGCGAAGTTGCTGGCAAAAGAGTCTCAAGTGGTGGCGTAGGATGCAAGGCATGGCAAATGGGGCACGCACCCAAACGGGAGGGGGGCGGGGCTAGGGGAGGGGCAAGGAGAGTTGTCGCCCCTGTCACCCATGGGGGACGACACGAACGGGGGTCAGCCTATCTTCTCAAcatgataggttctaccttatacccgccaTGTAGCATTGCTAATATATTCAGCAAATGACTAAATGGAGTGGATCATAGGTTTAAAATACTTATTAGAGTGGGAGCACTTGCCATTATTTGATGGTTGTCGCTATGTAAAAATGATAGGGTATTTGGTGATAAACATTGTTCTCTTGCAGGTTACATCTACCCGTCGGCTCCGTCCATCGGTCCATCGGTCCATGGTTATCTCTTTAGCACATGGAGAATCACGATCTATTTATGaatgtgtctacacggttggaagaCACGGCAAGAGAAGTTCTTCCCAACATAGGTGGCAGCGTAATCTGCAGATTGGACCTCACCACTCTAGACGTTACACGTATTGCGTCTTTTATATTTTACCTTTGTATCGTTTGATATCAGATGTTTGTGCGGTTATGTGCATCTCAGTTATGTAATGTTTTAAAAAAAAAGTGCACTTTATTAGGGGAAAAAATCTTCTCGGCACGATTCTTTGGGTGTATAAAAGCAAGTCTACTGTCTAATCTTGGAACGTACGTTCAGTTAGCTACTAGTCAGTCACATGatgatttgtcttttttacttcTCGAGTTGTGTTTCAAATTTCAACTTGAGATTTTATAGCATGGTAGAAAGATGTTTTGTCTAGTCGCTCCATTCTCAAATAAATATACTTTTAATTTTGTCCTAggtcaaactttaaaaaaatTGACCCACTTTTTCACTTTATAGGATAAGTAGTAGTATTTATGTTACTGAATTAATATTGCTACTTTTTTATAAAATTAGTTAAAAATTTAAAAGTCAACTAGGACAAAATCTGGAAATACACTTACCCATGGCTAGATGGAGCAACGGAGAAAGTGCGATTTTTTTCATAATCTTTAGTGtattctactccctccatttaATGAAGGTTATCTAAAATTGTCAAAaattagatatatctagatactaaatagcatctagatacgtCTAATTTTTAACAAATCTTAGACAACCTTCGTGGGAGAAGTAGTAAGGATACACTGGTCCACCCAATACATTCTAGGGCGTCTAGGCCTTCTTAACCAGCAAGATTATTTCGCTCTTTCAAATAATGTATGGAACAAAATGctaaaaactactccctccgtccttaaATAAGTGGATATCTAGCTCTAaattttgtccacaaaagagtgtactcctatttttccaatgcattttaattgcttctctctcatcacacggacatcaaacccaataatattgagtATATCTTCtccttgttttctacatgcacttagctcattggGGTTAAAATAATTAAAGATGGGAGATGCATTTTTCCAATGCATTTtttactccacttcataatttgttTTGAAAAACCCgtgtgtacacttatttgtggacggagggagtagaagcaAAGCATGTTCTCATAAAGTTTTTCCCTGTAACGACAACTTATTATTCATTATTACATATATACTTAATACTTCTGAAATTGATATTGGTCTGGAACTGCCAAAAGGTTTAGAAAATTATCTCAAGACTGCCAACGAGAACATGGTCCATGATCAAGAGAATCAATATGGGCTTTTTAGATTTTGCTAGCTATGTAGTCACCTATGGTTTCATTATGAAACATCCTTGAAAAGAGATAACAACTATTGCCAATGCAATGGAAAAAAGCAAAAGGAACAATTTAGGTAATGGAAGAGTGGAGTATGCCGAAAGTTCAACTACAAGAGATTGCAGAATCCTTCCTTAACCTACCCCACTTACAGTGACCATTGCCTAACAGATTTCTACACCAAATGGCACTCAACATACCCAAGCAGCATTCCTGGCTCTCTAGAGTGAACACTGCAAACGTGGGAGTTCCCCCGCGTGGAGTGGAAGAGACAGATGCACAAACCCCAAACCAACCCAAAACACCACGAATTAAGCTGCCATAACTTAGATACATTGCTAGATTTCTCAGCGAGAAATGGTTTTGACAGCTTAACAGCCCTCAGTACCTATACAAAACATCAGATCAGGGCAAAAACATGATCCGTAGCGAGTTCTCAGAGAGCCTCTTCTTTCACTGAAGCACAAAATTCGGCAGCAGCTGATTTTGTTTCACTAGCCCAGCTGCATGCCTGCTCTCTTACGGCTAGGATCTGAATAACTGACACAACACTCTACTTCTTTGCTGCGACATTATGGAGCTTCTCGAATACGGAGTGTCTTAGGATCTCCTTTGCAGAAGGTCGCCTCACAGGATCAGGGTCCAGCATTGACTGAAAGTACACAGAAAGTGAGAGTGAGCATGTAGGATTACCTGTCATTAGGCAAATAAATCTTTCTGGAGCTTAATTGCTAGAGTTCGTTCAGGTGCAAAGCTATTGCAAAAATTGTAGCTCTGTAGATAGAGCATAGCATAGCTTTAATGCTGGAACTTTACAAAGTTGGGCACTATGGAAATATTTAAACAGCTCATGCACTAAAAGAATTTCATAGCAATGCACAACCATTTAGCTTCCACCACAACACACAAGTATTTACCTAGTGTCTAAATTCTAAAAGAAGGAATTGAGATACATAATTATCCAAGATCAAGGAGAAACTATAGTTGAATAGTATCAATTGATTGTCAAACGGCACACAGAAATGCAAGGCAAATGAAAGTAAACAGCTGGAAAGGGAAAGCcacatggtgatggtggcatacctTGATGAGACTCTGGAACTGAATTGGGTGTCCTGGAAGCAATGCAATTTTGCCCTCTCTGAGACTTGCCAGTCCAGACTCAGGAAGCGGAGTGCCTCTTATAAGCTCATATACAGTTGCCCCGAGAGAAAAGATATCTACCTTGTCAAGATGCTCATACTTATCACTCAACATTTCTGGAGGCATATAACGAGAATCTCCTTCTTCAATTGCCAAACTGCGATCAATAAGTGTAGCACAACCAAAATCTCCAAGCTTATAAACACCATCCCTGACATATATGTTATCTGGTTTCACGTCAAGGTGTGCTATGCCACGCCCATGAATGAAGTCCAAACCTTTGCAGACCTTGCATTTTACAGAGTTTATTTATTCAATGTTAGCAGGTGAGGTGTACATGAAAGATTGGTTATATTAACAGGTGAGGTGTACATGAAAGAATTCCAAATGAGTGGTTAACAGCAAATGATGAATCCAACAGTGCTTCACATGTTTTCAGAGACTTGTTTGAAGAAATATTACAATGGGATCCTAGTTATATTATGAAAGTGAGCTCACTTTGCTTTACATACTGACCAATTGACCAAGATGAAGCAAAAAAGATTAGTACACCAACCTGATACAGCAGATCCAGAGCATCCCCAACCTCCAACGGCTTGTCTCCATTCAAAGATAGGCAGCGGTCGCACAGTTCCATCTGGATATAAAGTTTGTCGGCCTCAAACCAAGAGGTGAAATATCCAACTATGTTCTCATGGTTACCTGACAACATGTCAGTGGTGTTATAGCCTTCTAAGTAATATAGCTGAAAAAACAGAAACTAGAATCCAAAATCTAACTACCTAAGGCCACCAAAGTATGAACTTCCTTCAATGCTAGCCTCCTGTAACAAAAGATGGAACATGCAGCATTAGTTAAAATCATGGTCTAGGTACTGAAGCAAGAGGGCTTCTATGAAGCTACCTGTCCATGTCATTATGCAACTGCTTGTTGCTCCGTTTTACTGCATACAGGCAGCCCTCTATCCTCCTCAAAACTTTAAACACGACACTGAAGTTTCCATATCCAATTTGCTGAAAAGTAAACATGTCCATGACCAAAACCTCCAGGAAATGTAATAGTACTGATACCTGAACATTAACATATAAGCAATATCCACTGAGAGCATACCTCGAGTTCATGGAAATCAGTACGGTAGCGTGAAAGACCATCAGCACCAATAGAGGGGGAAGCCCCTGCACATGGGAAAAAAGACAGTTGACTTGAGTACTGAGAGAACTAGGCTCTTGTTGAGGTAGGTAATTACGTGCGATTAGCCTTAAAGCAAGACTCCTAACAAACAAGTGCATATCAttggcagggatttgaaatgaacATGCTTGGATAACATATAGCGCACAAATGTGTACCTGATGACTTCCGTTGCCTCACGCAGAAAAGGTTATCATCTATCCGAGGATCCGTATTATAGGGGTTCCTGATGCACGGTGGAGGCGTCACCTGAGAGCGCAGAACTCTTGCCGATCGAGGGACATAGCCGCCTCTCTTATACGAAGTAGGTTGCGCCATCTGTTCTTCCTCCGAATCATCCTGACACAGACCAAACTGGACAGGGGTAATGTCCTGCTCCTCCGAGTCCAAGAGGCTCGTGCATCGGTCTTTGGGGGAGCAATCTGCAAGCACTGGCATTCGTTTAGTGAAACAATAGGATCGAACCGGAGCAGGCGTATCAAACTCAGAAATTTCGGCAGCTGCTCTGGATCTTGAGGCGGGAAGAGACGCATAGTAGTGTATTCACTGTTCAGATCGTGAGGAGTAGGTTTGAGGAGGGGTTGCGTTCTCACCTCGCTTGTACCTCTTGCTCCGGGCGACCGACTTCTCTGGGGATTGGGGGCAAGGGATGTTCTCCTGCAGATAATCTCGAAGAAATCAGGCAAACGATGGAACCCCACCGtcaaaacaaaatatttctttttttcctCACCTTATCGGCATCGAAACAGCTCGGCAGCTGCGGCGCGGGGGGAGTGAGGTAGTCCGGGGTACTGCAAGACGGCGAGCGGCCAGAGGAATAGGGTTAGGCTGGCTGAGACGAATGaaaccaagaaaaagaaaagtgCAGGTCGAACCCGATCTGAGATCTACCAGAAGAAGTCCTGGCTGAGGATGCAGCAGTCCCTGTCTTCCATGGCCACGTCCGCGTccacgggcggcggcggagggggaggtGGAGGGGGAGCCGAGCCGTGGGACTCGTCGTCCAGGAGCTCCTCGAAGGGCTTGTGCGCGGCCGGGGGGCGGTCGTCGTCGAAGTAGGAGAAGAGGGTGACGTGCTCGAGCTTCTGCGAGAGCTCTCCCGACGGCGAGAtcccggccgcggcggcggcggctgcctgCGCCTTGGTGGCGGGGGGCGTGAAGCGGCGGCGGCCCTTGCTCCCGCCGCGCAGGCGCGGGGTCTTGGCGCTCAGCATCGACATCCGCCGCCTCTCGTTCCCGGCGCGGCCGGATTGAGATCCGCGGCGGCTGGCGGGGCTGGGGTGGGGGAGACGGTGGCAGTGGTGTGGAAGGGGAAAAGGGAATGGTTTTTTTAAATTGGGGAAATCTGAAATTGGGAGGGAGGAGCGTGGCGGGAGAAAGAGGTGGGAAGGAAGGACAATAAATAGAGTAAAATCATTCTCATTTCAGTGGGAACCGGGACGTTGTGTACTTGTGCCCGTTTCTATCTGGATCCGGGTGCTGGGCAGAAGTTGGGCTGGACTGCTGGAAAATATCTTCCTCGGCTCGGTTGTTGGGCcgaacttctcttctcttgtTGCCCTAGGACCTGGGCCGGTTTAGTATTTTCATTATCTGGATGTTTTTTCCAAGTTTGTATGATATAATGCTCTTTTTCTCAGGGGAAAATATTAATTCTGTATAGTATGTATTGAAAAATCCATGCCGAGATTGCTAGGAAAAGAGTGGTATTTCTCAAATTTATATCGACCCGACATGCGGCCATGGGGGACTAACCTTTTTGTTCATCCCTCTAGTTGGATAGTCGCAGCATCACCATCTACAGCTTGTAATAAATCTACCACCAGAGACACATATTTGTGATCACCCTGAATCAGAGCTTAGCCAAGAAGAAATCGCAAGGTAAAAATGGAACTAACTTGAATTCCAATGGAAAACCATCTCCAAATCGTAGATCGCAGCAAAAGGTGCAGGAGGTAAGGATTAGCGCATGTGAAGAATGGAAGAATGGCCTCTTAGGGTTCTTAACGACAACATTCTACTCGCCGGAAAGCTAGCAACGCCCGCTTGAGCACTACTTGCTGGAACCCTAGGTCAACATAGTTAGTTAGGGATAAATAGGAGAGGACTCTGCGTCATGAAGGGATAATAAGAAGAGAGAGCCGGAGTCAAAACATCTTTCTACACTCACATGGGAGGCAACAATCGAGTAATCATACACTGGTCTTCATAGGGCCGCCTCACCCCCTAATATTGTTTACAACCACAAAAGACATAGTGGAAACACTGAGAAAAACACACGTGTTCCACTCATTCCCAAACACCCAAGAGAAAAAGAATGATGAGCGAAGCAATCACTTCTGTCTAGTTCCGTTAGTGGAGACGAAGGAAAGCCAccattcttcaccgagtcgagaGTATCCCACCAGAACATGTCCACCGAAGTAATCCTAAGTCAAGAAAAGATGGAGCTCCTAATACATTTGGAGTAGTGACACTTGAATAGTATGTGTGTTGCGGATTCCGGCTCCCTTTTGCATAATTGGCGATCACCACATTGTTCAGATTTTTGTGTGCCCAAGTACACCAAAATCCGGGCTCATTTTTGAAGGTTCCTCTTGTGTAGAAGTGAATGTACATAATTGGTACAATCTCCTCATGCAACGCATAAATAGAACAGAGAACCAAGAATAGCAGGCAGTGGCATCCCCAGTGTCGtcatggtgaacagacagatgccataggatggcttaagttggggccgaatgggcgctagaggattcgggggagggtttttgattagattggatgaacctccggatgctttcctcaagaacttagccaaagccagaggtacaagaagaaagacacaaggaagaactctgctctacatCTCTCTCTTTATTGATCCTAACAGATTACAGGTTTGTGCATACAAGGTTCGTACCTGCGTACATACGTGTCCGCgttggggtgtgccccctctccttatataggggagagggtggcttacaggggaagtaaccctaggaaaccctagtggcatctttgaacagacaaactactttacaaagctactttaatcatagatgacgcctgtatcttctttaatcagggaggctgacgtcctccggatgcTTTCAGCGGCACCCTCTTCTTTATCAtcacggcttcgtttaaagctactttgcttagctcatctttatcCTCTAGCCctcgagagaatctttgaccagtcctgccgacgtgctacagtacacatcttaccggtagcccggtgtcttcttagcttaTTCCGGtacacccctcttggggataccggtataAATTTACTTAGCCAAACGTTTAAC includes:
- the LOC124686370 gene encoding wee1-like protein kinase — encoded protein: MLSAKTPRLRGGSKGRRRFTPPATKAQAAAAAAAGISPSGELSQKLEHVTLFSYFDDDRPPAAHKPFEELLDDESHGSAPPPPPPPPPPVDADVAMEDRDCCILSQDFFCTPDYLTPPAPQLPSCFDADKENIPCPQSPEKSVARSKRYKRDCSPKDRCTSLLDSEEQDITPVQFGLCQDDSEEEQMAQPTSYKRGGYVPRSARVLRSQVTPPPCIRNPYNTDPRIDDNLFCVRQRKSSGASPSIGADGLSRYRTDFHELEQIGYGNFSVVFKVLRRIEGCLYAVKRSNKQLHNDMDRRLALKEVHTLVALGNHENIVGYFTSWFEADKLYIQMELCDRCLSLNGDKPLEVGDALDLLYQVCKGLDFIHGRGIAHLDVKPDNIYVRDGVYKLGDFGCATLIDRSLAIEEGDSRYMPPEMLSDKYEHLDKVDIFSLGATVYELIRGTPLPESGLASLREGKIALLPGHPIQFQSLIKSMLDPDPVRRPSAKEILRHSVFEKLHNVAAKK